A stretch of DNA from Gimesia chilikensis:
GATTTCAAATCATTTCGGAGCACATTCAGAGCATTTCACAGGTAACTCACACGAAACTCAGGAACTCTCACAGGGAATTCAAAGCACAAGCTCCCCTTGACCCCCGCGCGCCGTTCCACACAATCTCACCATCAGTCAACACAAGCAAGATGCATGAGCCGCAGGGCATCAGCCCCGCCTGGAACGGTCATTTGTATCCATTGTACTCGACCGTCGCGCGCACTGAGAGATGAATACAATGAAGCTGACAACATGCGCAGTGCAGATTCATCCCGCTCGAACAGATCACACAAGTGTCAGCGGGGCACAGCAGGAACCGCCGCTGTTCGCGAGCAAACTAGTTGCCCGACTTCTCAGCCTCTTTCTGACGCGCTTCCTCAGCCCGAATTTTCCGCGCCGAGATACTGCGAAACTCCCAGGGCAGTTTCGCGTTTTCCGGCAGCGAATCCAGCACCGCCTGCAGTTCCGCGTGCGACGTTCCAGTCGCCCGATCACTTTTCACGCGTTCGGTTCCCGACAGATCGTGCTGCTCGAGCGGATCCTCCGACAGATCATAAAACTCGCCGGTGGAATACAGCTTGAACCGCTGATCGCGGACCACCCGCTGTTTGTAGTACTGGGTCAGACACCACGGACGCCAGGGCTCCTCACGGGGCTGATCCAGAATCTGCGGTGCAAACGACCTGCCGTCAATCGTCACCCCCGATGGCAGCGGGGCGTCGGCCAGATCAGCCAGCGTCGGCAGAAAATCGGCCGCATCAATCAGGTCGTCGCTGACCCGTTCGCTGCCTACCAGCTTCGGACAGTTGATAATCAGCGGCATGTTAATGCCCTGCTCTTTCAGCGAGTAGATCCCTTCTCCCGAAACACGGCCGTTAATCCGGCCTCCCAGGCTCTGTTCCGCATTCTGATCGGTCCCGTTATCAGTCCCGTTGTCGGGCACGATAAACAGAATCGTATTGTCGCGAATGCCCAGTTCGTCCAGCGCCTTAACAAGCCGCCCGATCAGGTGATCCGAATAATTCAGCATGCCCGCAAACTGCTCGCGCGGCGTCAGTTCCTCTCCCAGGTTATGCGGCGTATGCACCACGGGAATGTGAGTCAGAATCGTAGAGTAATAAGCACAGAAAGGCTTGTCCCGATGCGTTTTCATATACTCAATCAGATAGTCGGTGAAAATATCCGGACCGAATTTTCCCTGCGTATCCAGTCGTTTCCCGTTCTGAATGACATACGGATCCCAGTAGCGTTTCTTATGCGCCGGATGCCCTTTTTTTCCTTCCGGAAAAATACAGTACTCCTGAAAACCATGCTCGATCAAGGCGTCTTTCTGTGCGGGATCGAACAGATCATTGATCTGCCACTTCCCGGAGATACACGTGTTATACCCCGCATCCCGCAGAATCCGGGCGAAGCAGATTTCCCGGTTCCAGTCAAAATAACCGCCCCCGTAAATCGCGGGATCGTGGTGCGTATGCCAGCCCGAGCGGAACGGGTAGCGTCCCGTCAGCAGCATATGCCGCGTCGTACTGCAGACCGGCGTCACGTAGCAGTTACGAAACCGCAGACCGTTATAGGCCAGATGATCGATGGTCGGCGTCTGATTCTCCGAACTCCCATAACAGCGGAACCAGTCCTTGCCCACGTTATCGAGCAGAATAAAGATCATGTTCGGGCGCTGGTCCTGCTTTTGTTCCGCAGCCTGCACGGGCAGTGCGCAGAGAACCATGCAACAGATCAGACAGACATTCACACACAGACGTTTCATAACACTCTCAGTTCCTGTTTTGAAGCGCAAGTTTTGTTTCCACAGGTTCAACCTGAACCATCGCCGTGGATGCACCCCGCATTTTCTGAATCTGGGGCAACACTTTCTCACTCGCGATATACCAGGCCATCCCCAGCAACAGCACAAAGCCGATGCTGGCCAGAATATTCATCACGATTCCGTTCCGATGTTCGCCCATTACTTTTTTACTGCTGGTCAGCAACAATAACGCGCCCGCAGCCAGCGGGGCCGCCACAACGGTCACCGCCTGGGCAGCAACAATCGCCACCACCGGTTTCGTCCCCGACTGGATCACGTAGAGCCCGACGAACATCCCGGTCAACAGCACCGCTGCCGTCAGAATACGCGTCCACTTATCCTGGGGCGTGCCCCCCAGGCCCAGGCTGTCAGACAGAATAAATCCGCCGATCATCGAATTCACAATAAATGACGAGTAGGCTGCAGAGAACAGTCCAATGCAGAACAGAATCTGCCCTTTATCACCAAACAGCGGCTGCAATGCGTTTCCGACATCGCTGACTCCTGTCAATTCTTTTCCCCGCAGCACCGCGGCTGCGGTCGACATGATCATAATCGTGATCAATGCCATAATCGTCACGCTGATAACAGAATCGATGCGGCCATCTTTCAGATCCTGAACCTTCCAGCCTTTGAACCGCGCCAGGTAGGACTGGTAAAAAGCGGCTGAAATCACAAAGGTGGTTCCCACCAGCCCCAGCAACGAAAGATTCAGGATCGAATCCAGTCCGTCACTGCCATATCCGGGAATCACCCCCTCTGCCATTTCCAGCAGATTGGGTTTCGCGAAAAACAGATTGATGGCAAAGGACGCCAGCATCAAAGCCACAAAGATCGACATCAATCGTTCGACCAGCTTATACAGGTTCTTGAAGCCGAACAGAAACGCCAGTGAAATCGCATTGAAGATCACGATGCCATATTTGAAATCAGTATAACTTTCCAGAGCCGAATGCACCCCGATGTTATTCCCGAACTGATAGGCGGCTGAGATAAAAAAGACACCGCAGCCAATCAGAATGGTTAACGGACGTCCCACCATTTTAGCCAGCAGGGTGCAGGTCGACTCCTCAGTCACCGTCCCCAGTTTCGCACCGAGCGAAGTATAGATCAGCATAAAGAAAACCGAGATCAGCACGACCCAGATCATGCTGTAACCGTCTTTGGCTCCCAGATTGGAACTCGATAAAATACTCCCGGGACCAATCACCACACAGGCGGTTACCAGGCCGGGGCCAATTCGTTGCCACCAGTGGGGCCGGCTATTCGTTGATGATTCTGCTGCTGCTTCACTCACGGGACGGGTATCCTCAGAAGGTTCTCAAAGTGGTGTGGGGATAACATATGCAACCTTCATTATGCGAAACTCAAGACAAGACACAATCCTCTTCTTCTTCGTCCGGTTTTATTTTGTAAAGATTCTTAGTAATGTTTAAGATAACTTTACAGGCGGCTCCTGCGTCGCGAACTGCCGCCTGCTTTCAAGCTGCTCGTTATTCCTCGCCATAGATTCATTCGACCAAAGGATCATCACGTGAAAGCTCTGTTGAATCTGCTCGCCCTGATCTGTCTGCTCTCTGGACTTTTCTCCAATCCACTGTCTGCTGCGGAATCCAACCGGAAGCCCAACTTCATCGTCATCTTTTGCGACAACCTGGGCTACGGCGATATCGAACCTTTCGGCTCGACCGTCAACCGGACCCCCTGCTTAAACCGCATGGCACGCGAAGGACGCAAATTCACACACTTCTGTGTCACCGCCGGTGTCTGCACTCCTTCACGGGCCTCCATCATGACCGGCTGTTATTCACAGCGGGTCGGCATGCACTGGAATCCCCGCGACGGACAGGTACTGCGCCCGATCTCTCCCTATGGTCTGAATCCCGAAGAAGTCACGGTTGCCGAAGTCTTAAAGCAGAAAGGCTACAAGACAGGCATGATCGGGAAATGGCACCTCGGAGACCAGCCCCCCTTTCTACCCACCAAACAGGGCTTCGATTATTTCTATGGAATTCCCTACAGCGATGATATGACCCAGGCCGTCGGGCAGCGACTCGGCGATCGCCTGGATGGCAAAAACTGGCCTCCCCTGCCCGTCATGCTGAACGATACCGTCATTAGAGCCGGCGTCGATCGTAATCTGCTCACCAAAGACTACACCGAAAAAGCGGTCGAGTTCATTGAACAGAACAAAGACGAGCCCTTCTTCCTCTATTTCCCACAGGCCATGCCCGGCAGTACCAGCAAGCCGTTCGCCAGTGATGCCTTCCGGGGCAAAAGTAAAAATGGTCCTTGGGGTGACAGCATCGAAGAGCTCGACTGGTCGACCGGAGAACTGCTCGACAAACTCGTCGAGCTGGGCATCGACGACGATACACTGGTCATCTGGACGTCAGACAACGGCTCTCCCATGGCCCGTGACATGAACAGCACCGAACGGGGGACCAACAAACCGCTGCACGGTCGCGGCTATACCACTTCGGAAGGCGCCTTCCGCGTTCCCACCATCATGTGGTGGCCGGGCCGCGTTCCCGCCGACACCGTCTGTACCGAACTGGCAACCACCATGGACCTGCTCCCCACCTTCGCCGACCTGGCGGGAGCCAAAGTACCCACCGATCGCATCATCGACGGTCACGATATCCAATCGCTGATCTTTGGCAAAGAGGGCGAGAAAAGCCCCTACGATGCCTTCTACTATTACGCGATGGATCAGTTGCAGGCCGTCCGCAAAGGTCCCTGGAAACTGTTTGTGCCACTCAAAGAATTCAGTCGGCACCCGCACTTCAAAAAAGGAGAAGGCTCTCAGCCGCTCCTGTTTAACGTAGTCACCGATATCAGCTGCGAGCACAATGTCGCCGACCAGCATCCGGAGATCGTCAAAGAACTGCAGGCCCTCGCCGAAAAGGGACGTGCCGACCTGGGAGACACCAATCGCCCCGGTGCCAATCAGCGCAAAGCAGCGCACATTGAGAATCCGGTACCCCCCACCCTCAAAACAACATCCACTAAATAATCACGATTCCGAACACCGATTCGGACTCAGCCAGCATACGAAAGAATTCCATGCATTCACTGGAAACCGACTGCCGGACCGTTAAGCAGAAACTGGATTCAGATCAAAACTTTGTCCTGCTCGACTGCCGGGAACAGAATGAATATGACCATGTCCACATCGACGCAGCCCGTCTGCTCCCGATGAGTGAAATTCAGGAACGGGTGGGAGAACTGGAAGACCTCCGTTCCGAGGAAATCATTGTTTACTGCCATCACGGCATGCGGAGTCTGCAGGTCGCCAGCTGGCTGTCACAAAATGGTTTTACGAATGTCAAAAGTATGCAGGGGGGCATTGATGCCTGGTCCTGCGAAATCGATGATACCAAGCCGCGGTATTAAACCCGAACATAGCCGCGGCCCGTCCGCGTTGTTACAATGTGCTCTCCGTCTTTAATGCAACACCTGATGAATCCACTGTGGGAGTTTGCGATGTCTTACGAACATGTCTTTTATCTGTTTCCGCTGGTCGTCGGAATGGTCCTCAGCTCTACCACACAGGCCACCGCAGCCGATGAGCCCCTGGTCTTCATTTCAGCTTTCGCACCCGGTGACGAGGGTGCCATCCATGCTTATAAATTCAATCCCGAGACAGGCGAGCTCACGCAGGTCGCACGCACCGCTGATGTCGAGCACCCCTTTTTCCTCGCCGTGTCGCCAGACAACCGCTACCTGTATTCGATTCATGCCCCCGGTAAATTCAGCGGCAAAGACAATGAATTTGTCTCCGCCTTCGAACTGGAGGGACGCACCGGCAAACTGAAGCTGCTCAATCGGCAGTCCTCATTGGGAACCGCCTCCTGTTACCTGGATATCGACGATACCGGTAAAGCAGTTGTGGTCGCCAACTATACCACAGGTAGCGTCGCTTCTCTCCCCGTCAAAGCCGATGGTTCGCTGGGAGAAGCAGCCACGTTCGTGCAGCACGAAGGTTCCAGCGTGAATCCCAAACGTCAGAAAGAACCGCACGCACACTGCAGCGTCATCAGCCCGGACCAGAAATTTGTCTTCGCCGCCGACCTCGGGCTCGACAAAATCATGGCCTACAAACTGGATCCCCAGACCGCGAAACTGACTCCCGCTCAGCAGCCGTTTGTGAGAACCATCCCCGGTGCCGGCCCACGCCATCTGACCTTCCACCCGAATGGAAAGCAGATGTATGTCATCAACGAACTCAAGAACTCCATCACGGAATTTGATTACGATCCCGCAACCGGCTTTCTGACCGAAGGCCAGACCATTGATACCCTGCCCGATGACTTCACCGATGTCAGCCACTGTGCCGACCTGAAATTCACTCCCGATGGTCGGTTCCTCTACGGAACGAACCGCGGCCATGACAGCCTGGCGGCTTTTAGTGTTGATCCAGAAGGAAAATTATCATTGATCGAAATCATCCCCAGCCTGGGCAAAGGACCACAGAATCTGGCCATTACCGCGGACGGGAAGTATCTGCTCTGTGCGAATATGCCGGGGAATAACGTTGTGGTCTTCGCCATCGATCAACAGACCGGCAAGCTGACGGCCGTCGGCGAACCGATCTCCATCCCCAGCCCGTCCTGCATCATGATTCGTTAATCCGCACAGACGGAAAGGAAAGTCTACTCGGACGGCGTCTCAGCCTTGGGTGGCTCGTCTTCGCTCTCTTCCGGGTGTTTTGCATCATACTGTTCCATCAGCAGAGAAGGGCAGGTTTCTTCCTCTTCGCACTGTTTGCAAATCACCTGAATCAGGTCGGCACCACCCAGGCGCAGCTGATTTTCTTCGCAATACTTGTAGAGTGTTTTCAAATGCGTACAGACCATGACTGGGACTCCTCTGTATCAGATTATCGTTCCCTGTGAGTACAGGGAACAGTGAATTGTGTGTGTTGCCCGATATTGTCGATTGTCTTCAGTTATCCTGCAAGAGGAAAATCGGAACGCCTGATTCTCGTCTCAGCCTGAGTTGCTTCCGCAGCAACAGTCACAGTACGATACGGAAACGGCCCCGTGGCCTTCCCCCTGTATGTTATTTAAGGTCGTTAGCGCTGCGATCCTCATTGAAAACCGAACTCATTGAAAACCGAACCAGGACAAGTAACTCATGACACACTCCTCTGAACCCTGGACGTTTCTGCATGTCAATGACAGTCATATGGGTACGGCTCGCTCTTACCGCTTTCGGCCGGCGATCAACAAACGCTGGGCGGCGATTAAACAGCAGATGTCGGAAATCGACGCCGATCTGCTGCTCCATGGCGGCGACCTGACGCGGGACGGCGACACGCACGAGTTCGAATACCAGCAGGCCCGCGAAGACCTGAATACACTCCCCTTCCCTACATTCATCATCCCCGGGAACATGGATGTCGGCAACAAACACACCGCCGTCAACGGAGTCAAACCGCGGTGGGATCCCAAAGGCCTGGGCTGGAATGACCCGGACCTGAATATGACCGGCGAACGCCTGGATCTGTTCAGCAATTACTTTGGCCCGCTGCAGTGGACCTTCATGCATAAGGAGATCCGCTTCACCGGCTTCTATGCCGCCGTCGCAGGTACGGGTCTGCCTCATGAAGACCGCTTCTGGCGCATGCTGGAACAACTCCCCGATCTGCCCGCGGGAAAACATCATGTCGCCGTCATGCATTACTGGCCCTTCATGGAATCCCCCGATGAACCGGACTGGGACCCAACCAAAGGCGAGGAATACGACAACTGGTATTTCTCAATCAATCCGCCACACAGACAAAGGTTGTGGGAGATCCTCAAAGCAGCCAAAGTGGAGATTCTATTCTGCGGTCACGTCCATACGGGACGCGCCGTGCAACACATCGACGGTATTCGCATCTATCGTACCCAGGCGGCAGGCAACACCGGACAGCTGGCAGAACGCTGGCCCGAAGCAGACACCCGCTTCGGATTTCATCGCTGCGATGTTTCAGAAGCCGGGATCGATGTCACCTTCATTCCCGGCCTCGACCAGTGCGACGAATTCGGCACTTTCGGACCGCTGGGACATCCCCCGGTCGAAGAACGTGATTACTCGGTCGCGGAAGAAAAACCGCCCCTGGTTCCCGACGCCCATCATTAATTCCTGTTGAAGAGATCAACCATGCACGGACGCGTCTTTATTGCAGTCAGTCTGGACGGATTCATCGCCCGTAAAGATGGCTCCCTCGACTGGCTTCCCGGCAGCGATGGTGCCAGCGATCAGCCAGCAGAAGATTTCGGCTACCAGCAGTTCATGGACGGAATCGACGTTCTCGTGATGGGCCGTCATACCTTTGAAACGGTCCTCTCCTTTGGAACCTGGCCCTACGGCGACAAAAGGGTGATCGTCCTCAGCAGCCAGTTGATTAGTCTACCAGATGATCTGCCCGTCTCGGTCGAAGTCAGAAACAGTTCGCCCACGCAGCTGTTTCGGGATCTGGCATCAGAAGATCTGCATAACGCCTACATCGACGGCGGCATTACGATTCAACGATTTCTCGCGGCCGGGCTGATCGACGAACTGATCATCACGCGCATTCCCACCTTGATTGGCGAGGGACTGCCCCTGTTCGGCGCACTCGCGCAAGACATTCCGCTTCAGCATCGGGAGACGCGCACGTTTGAGAACGGTTTCGTGCAAAGTCGCTATGCAGTGCAGTCTGCAGTATCTTCAGACTGATTGTTTTTGCGACGAAATTCCCAGGATTCCGCTTCCCGCCCGAGGCGAAATCGCAGTATACTCCACCGCAGAAGACACCCACCCCGTGTGGGAAGCCTCCCCGCTATTGCCTGCCCGTCTGATTCACGAAAGGAACAGACCATGTCAACGCGAATTATTGCCTGCACTCTCATCTGCCTGCTCTCATCCACGCTGCTTTCAGCAGCAGATAAACCCGATAAAACTGCAGTCCTGGATGCCGAACTGATGAAAGCGGTCAAAACGCTGGACGAAGCCTTTTCCAAGCGGGACAAGGAAACAATTCGCCGGATGACCGACGAGCGGCACATTTCCATCTCACCCAGCTACCAGTTTTTCAGCCAGAAAGATCAACTGGACGCTCTACCCGAACTCAAGCTGACCCTCTTCAAGGCCAGCCCGAAAAAGATCATCCACACCACACCCAGCGCAGCCATCATCACCTACGAAGCACAAATTGAAGGAACCTTCGAAGGTAAGCAGCTGGCCAAACATGTGCAGATTCTGGAATGCTGGATTAAACGCAAGGGAGAGTGGCTCGAAGTCTCCTACCAGGAAACGCCAATTCCCTGATCGAACCGGTCGCAGCGCAGGAACTTCAGGAATTCGCGGGTTCCTGCCCGACCTCTTTCATCCAGGTCTGCAGCATGTCACGCAGCATGCCCAGTTCCTTCAACAATTGTCCCTGGTCTTTGTTCGCATGTTCGAAGCACCAGGGCCCCCGAAAACCGGCCTGCCAGCCAATCTCGAAACAGCGTTTGAGATCATACAGTGGATGCTCACCGCGGGGACCAATGGCCCGCGCCTTGAAGTCACAGGTGACCGCAATCGGAAACGTCTTCGCCAGCCCGGCGTAACGCAGCTCCTCACTGTCCCAGTTCCCCGTATCGGGACAGGCAGCCACCTGATGACCAATCGCCTTGACCAGTTTGACGACCGACTCGGGGTCGCTCTGCATCCAGCCGTAATTCTCGACCAGCAACTGGACATTGCGTTCCGCACCGTAATCACACAACTCCCGGTAACTGTCGATATGAATCTGCATATCGGGACGCTGCGCTCGAGGCAGCGGACGCGCCCACTTCAGCCCCAGCTCGGCAGCCACATCGATCGACGCCTTATAGGTTTTCAACGCGTGTGCGCGGGTGGCCTGATCGGGACTGTTCATATCCAGCTTTCCCTGGTTCATTTTCAGGTTGGTCAACACGCATCCCGCCCGATCCGCTGCATTCCGCAACTGCTCCAGGTACTTGCCAGCGGTCACTGACAGCGTGGACGTATTCAGATCGATGACCGTCATCCCCAGTTCATCCCGCAGCATGCGGGGCAGATCCAGCAGAGAAATTTTCCCCTGGGCAGCCCGGGGCGAGAGATGCCCCGAAAGAGAAGAAGTCGTGATCCCCAGCGCACGCTCAAGTGCGGGAGCCGCCTTGGCTTTCTGTCCTGAATCAGCCTTGATAGACCGTTGATCCAGCAACGGGATCGCCAGGGCACTGCTGCCCGCCTGTAGAAACGCTCTTCGTGAAAACTTCATTTTTGCTTCTCCGCTTCAGAACGCTACAATGAATGCGCGACAACTTAGATCTGCCATCGTACGCCAGTTCGAAGTCAGATGTCATCTGGAAATATTGATTTTTCTGAAACGCAGGCCACTCCGATGAAGTACTTCCCCTGAACGGACTTCCCTCATCAGTCGACTTTCATTCGAACGAATTGCCGATCATGCCCGATTCTCTGTTTCGATCCTGTACGCTGCTCCTGATCTGCTGCTGCCT
This window harbors:
- a CDS encoding sulfatase produces the protein MLNLLALICLLSGLFSNPLSAAESNRKPNFIVIFCDNLGYGDIEPFGSTVNRTPCLNRMAREGRKFTHFCVTAGVCTPSRASIMTGCYSQRVGMHWNPRDGQVLRPISPYGLNPEEVTVAEVLKQKGYKTGMIGKWHLGDQPPFLPTKQGFDYFYGIPYSDDMTQAVGQRLGDRLDGKNWPPLPVMLNDTVIRAGVDRNLLTKDYTEKAVEFIEQNKDEPFFLYFPQAMPGSTSKPFASDAFRGKSKNGPWGDSIEELDWSTGELLDKLVELGIDDDTLVIWTSDNGSPMARDMNSTERGTNKPLHGRGYTTSEGAFRVPTIMWWPGRVPADTVCTELATTMDLLPTFADLAGAKVPTDRIIDGHDIQSLIFGKEGEKSPYDAFYYYAMDQLQAVRKGPWKLFVPLKEFSRHPHFKKGEGSQPLLFNVVTDISCEHNVADQHPEIVKELQALAEKGRADLGDTNRPGANQRKAAHIENPVPPTLKTTSTK
- a CDS encoding dihydrofolate reductase family protein — its product is MHGRVFIAVSLDGFIARKDGSLDWLPGSDGASDQPAEDFGYQQFMDGIDVLVMGRHTFETVLSFGTWPYGDKRVIVLSSQLISLPDDLPVSVEVRNSSPTQLFRDLASEDLHNAYIDGGITIQRFLAAGLIDELIITRIPTLIGEGLPLFGALAQDIPLQHRETRTFENGFVQSRYAVQSAVSSD
- a CDS encoding lactonase family protein, giving the protein MSYEHVFYLFPLVVGMVLSSTTQATAADEPLVFISAFAPGDEGAIHAYKFNPETGELTQVARTADVEHPFFLAVSPDNRYLYSIHAPGKFSGKDNEFVSAFELEGRTGKLKLLNRQSSLGTASCYLDIDDTGKAVVVANYTTGSVASLPVKADGSLGEAATFVQHEGSSVNPKRQKEPHAHCSVISPDQKFVFAADLGLDKIMAYKLDPQTAKLTPAQQPFVRTIPGAGPRHLTFHPNGKQMYVINELKNSITEFDYDPATGFLTEGQTIDTLPDDFTDVSHCADLKFTPDGRFLYGTNRGHDSLAAFSVDPEGKLSLIEIIPSLGKGPQNLAITADGKYLLCANMPGNNVVVFAIDQQTGKLTAVGEPISIPSPSCIMIR
- a CDS encoding Nramp family divalent metal transporter yields the protein MSEAAAESSTNSRPHWWQRIGPGLVTACVVIGPGSILSSSNLGAKDGYSMIWVVLISVFFMLIYTSLGAKLGTVTEESTCTLLAKMVGRPLTILIGCGVFFISAAYQFGNNIGVHSALESYTDFKYGIVIFNAISLAFLFGFKNLYKLVERLMSIFVALMLASFAINLFFAKPNLLEMAEGVIPGYGSDGLDSILNLSLLGLVGTTFVISAAFYQSYLARFKGWKVQDLKDGRIDSVISVTIMALITIMIMSTAAAVLRGKELTGVSDVGNALQPLFGDKGQILFCIGLFSAAYSSFIVNSMIGGFILSDSLGLGGTPQDKWTRILTAAVLLTGMFVGLYVIQSGTKPVVAIVAAQAVTVVAAPLAAGALLLLTSSKKVMGEHRNGIVMNILASIGFVLLLGMAWYIASEKVLPQIQKMRGASTAMVQVEPVETKLALQNRN
- a CDS encoding rhodanese-like domain-containing protein, whose protein sequence is MHSLETDCRTVKQKLDSDQNFVLLDCREQNEYDHVHIDAARLLPMSEIQERVGELEDLRSEEIIVYCHHGMRSLQVASWLSQNGFTNVKSMQGGIDAWSCEIDDTKPRY
- a CDS encoding sulfatase-like hydrolase/transferase, giving the protein MKRLCVNVCLICCMVLCALPVQAAEQKQDQRPNMIFILLDNVGKDWFRCYGSSENQTPTIDHLAYNGLRFRNCYVTPVCSTTRHMLLTGRYPFRSGWHTHHDPAIYGGGYFDWNREICFARILRDAGYNTCISGKWQINDLFDPAQKDALIEHGFQEYCIFPEGKKGHPAHKKRYWDPYVIQNGKRLDTQGKFGPDIFTDYLIEYMKTHRDKPFCAYYSTILTHIPVVHTPHNLGEELTPREQFAGMLNYSDHLIGRLVKALDELGIRDNTILFIVPDNGTDNGTDQNAEQSLGGRINGRVSGEGIYSLKEQGINMPLIINCPKLVGSERVSDDLIDAADFLPTLADLADAPLPSGVTIDGRSFAPQILDQPREEPWRPWCLTQYYKQRVVRDQRFKLYSTGEFYDLSEDPLEQHDLSGTERVKSDRATGTSHAELQAVLDSLPENAKLPWEFRSISARKIRAEEARQKEAEKSGN
- a CDS encoding metallophosphoesterase family protein, giving the protein MTHSSEPWTFLHVNDSHMGTARSYRFRPAINKRWAAIKQQMSEIDADLLLHGGDLTRDGDTHEFEYQQAREDLNTLPFPTFIIPGNMDVGNKHTAVNGVKPRWDPKGLGWNDPDLNMTGERLDLFSNYFGPLQWTFMHKEIRFTGFYAAVAGTGLPHEDRFWRMLEQLPDLPAGKHHVAVMHYWPFMESPDEPDWDPTKGEEYDNWYFSINPPHRQRLWEILKAAKVEILFCGHVHTGRAVQHIDGIRIYRTQAAGNTGQLAERWPEADTRFGFHRCDVSEAGIDVTFIPGLDQCDEFGTFGPLGHPPVEERDYSVAEEKPPLVPDAHH
- a CDS encoding nuclear transport factor 2 family protein; this encodes MSTRIIACTLICLLSSTLLSAADKPDKTAVLDAELMKAVKTLDEAFSKRDKETIRRMTDERHISISPSYQFFSQKDQLDALPELKLTLFKASPKKIIHTTPSAAIITYEAQIEGTFEGKQLAKHVQILECWIKRKGEWLEVSYQETPIP
- a CDS encoding sugar phosphate isomerase/epimerase family protein translates to MKFSRRAFLQAGSSALAIPLLDQRSIKADSGQKAKAAPALERALGITTSSLSGHLSPRAAQGKISLLDLPRMLRDELGMTVIDLNTSTLSVTAGKYLEQLRNAADRAGCVLTNLKMNQGKLDMNSPDQATRAHALKTYKASIDVAAELGLKWARPLPRAQRPDMQIHIDSYRELCDYGAERNVQLLVENYGWMQSDPESVVKLVKAIGHQVAACPDTGNWDSEELRYAGLAKTFPIAVTCDFKARAIGPRGEHPLYDLKRCFEIGWQAGFRGPWCFEHANKDQGQLLKELGMLRDMLQTWMKEVGQEPANS